A genome region from Streptomyces antimycoticus includes the following:
- the dapF gene encoding diaminopimelate epimerase has protein sequence MSTAPRLSFLKGHGTENDFVIVPDLDGSLELSAAAVARICDRRAGIGGDGLIRVVRASAHPEARAMADQAEWFMDYRNSDGSIAEMCGNGVRVFARYLQRAGLAEAGDLAVATRAGVRRVHIAKDAGDAAQPVEATAGSDGPITVVMGEATLPGPGPEAEITVTVGEHSWPARNVNMGNPHAVAFVDDLAQAGDLLAAPAVRPASAYPHGTNVEFVVDRGPRHVAMRVHERGSGETRSCGTGACAVMVAAARRDGADPAVTGHPVTYTVDVPGGRLVISERPDGTVEMTGPAVIVAEGELDPAWLGTDLG, from the coding sequence ATGAGCACCGCACCACGGCTGTCCTTCCTCAAGGGTCACGGCACCGAGAACGACTTCGTCATCGTCCCCGACCTGGACGGCAGCCTGGAGCTGTCCGCGGCCGCCGTCGCCCGGATCTGCGACCGCCGCGCCGGTATCGGCGGTGACGGGCTGATCCGCGTCGTGCGCGCATCGGCACACCCCGAGGCGCGGGCCATGGCCGACCAGGCCGAGTGGTTCATGGACTACCGCAACAGCGACGGCAGCATCGCCGAGATGTGCGGCAACGGGGTCCGCGTCTTCGCCCGGTATCTGCAGCGGGCCGGGCTCGCCGAGGCGGGCGATCTCGCGGTCGCCACCCGGGCCGGGGTGCGCCGGGTCCACATCGCCAAGGACGCCGGGGACGCCGCGCAGCCGGTCGAGGCAACGGCGGGGTCCGACGGTCCGATCACCGTGGTGATGGGCGAGGCCACGCTGCCCGGGCCCGGCCCCGAGGCGGAGATCACGGTCACGGTCGGTGAGCACAGCTGGCCCGCGCGCAACGTGAACATGGGCAACCCGCACGCGGTCGCCTTCGTCGACGATCTCGCCCAGGCCGGTGATCTGCTCGCGGCCCCCGCCGTGCGCCCCGCCTCCGCGTACCCCCACGGCACCAATGTCGAATTCGTCGTCGACCGCGGCCCGCGCCATGTCGCGATGCGGGTGCATGAGCGCGGCTCCGGTGAGACCCGCTCCTGCGGCACCGGCGCCTGCGCCGTGATGGTGGCCGCGGCGCGCCGTGACGGGGCCGACCCGGCGGTGACCGGCCACCCCGTCACGTACACCGTGGACGTCCCCGGAGGGCGGCTTGTGATCAGTGAACGGCCAGACGGTACGGTGGAGATGACCGGCCCTGCCGTGATCGTGGCCGAGGGGGAACTGGATCCCGCTTGGCTGGGCACGGACCTCGGCTGA
- a CDS encoding RelA/SpoT family protein, translating into MSAEATDQAPFGRRRGLPRIDLRNLRRFSRAALLGPASRGRLPDAIEHVAKVHRAHHPGADLDVLRKAYVLAESSHRGQMRKSGEPYITHPLAVTLILAELGAETTTLTASLLHDTVEDTEVTLDQVGEEFGEEVRYLVDGVTKLEKVDYGAAAEPETFRKMLVATGNDVRVMSIKLADRLHNMRTLGVMRPEKQVRIAKVTRDVLIPLAERLGVQALKTELEDLVFAILHPEEYAQTRKLLQAHAGRPDPLAHAAEDVRGVLHEAGITAEVLVRPRHFVSVHRVGLKRGELTGTDLGRLLVLVSDDADCYAVLGELHTCFTPVISEFKDFIAVPKFNLYQSLHTAVAGRDGEVTEVLIRTHQMHRVAEAGVIALGNPYTPTEGADAPEGERADPTRPGWLSRLLDWQSATPDPDLFWTSLRDDLAQDREITVFRSDGGTLGLPAGASCVDAAYALYGEDAHSCIGARVNGRIATLSTVLRDGDTLQLLMAGDSRDAASHGPSPEWLDHARTPAARIAINRWLAAHPAPQPAQHESREPEAESASTLSGQDAQGSQASQGGETAVPAAGVVRPEAGIIVDRPGATVRLARCCTPVPPDAVTGFAVRGGAVTVHRERCPGVARMIAAGRTAVGVRWADEDDGDGGADYRVTLFAEAFSRPHLLADLTEAIAAEGAEVVAAAVEPPREQRVRHTYTLQLPDASRLPTLMRAMRNVPGVYDVTREGRSVAAARS; encoded by the coding sequence ATGAGCGCAGAGGCCACCGACCAGGCCCCGTTCGGCCGCAGGCGCGGTCTCCCCCGCATCGACCTGCGCAATCTCCGCAGGTTCAGCCGGGCGGCCCTGCTGGGCCCGGCCTCCCGCGGCCGACTGCCGGACGCGATCGAGCATGTGGCCAAGGTCCACCGCGCACACCATCCCGGAGCCGATCTGGATGTGCTCCGCAAGGCGTATGTCCTGGCCGAGTCCTCCCACCGCGGCCAGATGCGCAAGAGCGGTGAGCCGTACATCACCCATCCGCTGGCCGTCACGCTGATCCTCGCCGAACTGGGCGCCGAGACCACCACGTTGACCGCCTCACTGCTCCACGACACCGTCGAGGACACCGAGGTGACCCTCGATCAGGTGGGGGAGGAGTTCGGCGAGGAGGTCCGCTATCTCGTCGACGGCGTCACCAAGTTGGAGAAGGTCGACTACGGCGCGGCGGCCGAGCCCGAGACCTTCCGCAAGATGCTCGTGGCCACGGGCAACGACGTCCGGGTGATGTCGATCAAACTCGCCGACCGGCTGCACAACATGCGCACCCTCGGCGTGATGCGCCCCGAGAAACAGGTGCGCATCGCCAAGGTCACCCGCGATGTGCTGATCCCGCTCGCCGAGCGGCTCGGGGTGCAGGCGCTCAAGACCGAGCTGGAGGACCTGGTCTTCGCCATCCTCCACCCCGAGGAGTACGCGCAGACCCGCAAGCTCCTCCAGGCCCACGCCGGGCGCCCCGACCCGCTGGCCCACGCCGCCGAGGACGTACGGGGCGTGCTGCACGAGGCCGGCATCACCGCCGAAGTCCTGGTCCGGCCGCGGCACTTCGTCTCCGTCCACCGGGTCGGGCTCAAGCGTGGCGAGCTGACCGGCACCGACCTCGGCCGCCTCCTCGTCCTCGTCTCCGACGACGCGGACTGCTACGCGGTCCTGGGCGAACTGCACACCTGCTTCACTCCGGTGATCTCGGAGTTCAAGGACTTCATCGCGGTCCCCAAGTTCAACCTCTACCAGTCGCTGCACACGGCCGTTGCCGGGCGCGACGGCGAGGTCACCGAGGTCCTCATCCGCACCCATCAGATGCACCGGGTCGCGGAGGCCGGAGTGATCGCCCTCGGCAATCCGTACACTCCGACGGAGGGCGCCGACGCCCCCGAGGGCGAGCGGGCCGACCCGACCCGCCCCGGCTGGCTGTCCCGGCTGCTCGACTGGCAGAGCGCCACCCCGGACCCCGACCTCTTCTGGACCTCGCTCCGCGACGACCTAGCCCAGGACCGGGAGATCACGGTCTTCCGCTCCGACGGCGGGACGCTCGGCCTGCCCGCGGGCGCGAGCTGTGTGGACGCCGCGTACGCGCTGTACGGCGAGGACGCCCACTCCTGTATCGGCGCCCGGGTCAACGGCCGGATCGCGACCCTGAGCACGGTGCTGCGCGACGGCGACACCCTGCAGCTCCTGATGGCAGGCGACAGCCGGGACGCCGCCTCCCACGGCCCCTCGCCGGAGTGGCTCGACCACGCCCGCACCCCGGCCGCCCGCATCGCCATCAACCGCTGGCTGGCCGCCCACCCGGCGCCGCAGCCCGCGCAGCACGAGTCCCGAGAGCCTGAGGCGGAGTCCGCCTCCACGCTCTCCGGGCAGGACGCGCAGGGCTCGCAGGCTTCGCAGGGCGGCGAGACCGCCGTCCCCGCGGCCGGGGTGGTCCGCCCCGAGGCGGGCATCATCGTCGACCGACCCGGCGCGACCGTACGGCTCGCCCGCTGCTGCACCCCCGTGCCGCCCGACGCGGTCACCGGCTTCGCGGTCCGCGGCGGGGCCGTCACCGTGCACCGCGAGCGGTGCCCCGGAGTGGCCCGGATGATCGCGGCCGGGCGCACGGCCGTCGGGGTGCGCTGGGCGGACGAGGACGACGGGGACGGGGGCGCCGACTATCGCGTGACCCTCTTCGCGGAGGCGTTCAGCAGGCCGCATCTGCTCGCTGATCTCACCGAGGCCATCGCCGCCGAGGGCGCGGAGGTGGTCGCGGCCGCCGTCGAACCGCCCCGTGAGCAGCGCGTCCGGCACACCTACACGCTCCAGCTGCCCGACGCGAGCAGGCTGCCGACGCTGATGAGGGCCATGCGGAACGTCCCCGGGGTCTATGACGTGACACGCGAGGGCCGCAGTGTGGCCGCGGCGCGCTCCTGA
- a CDS encoding M1 family metallopeptidase — protein MTFSSGRRPWPPRTGRRRTALVAAAMAAVFLAVGPSSAAGPVSSTPPGPLGIGDPLFPELGNPGYDVTAYDIVFDYRRQDRPIDAVTTIDAHTTAPLRTVNLDFAQGVVDSVRVDGARARFVTAGEDLVVTPSTPLRKGAAFRVTVHHTSDPQGGTNGGWVRTSDGLVMANQANAAHRVFPCNDHPADKARFTFRITAPKSLTVVAGGLPGLRIRKGSRTTWTYRLAHPMATELAQISIGRSAVPRRTGPHGLPVRDVVPAADRARLEKWLARTPGQLAWMEKKAGRYPFENYGVLIAHATTGFELETQTLSLFERDLFTSEELPRWYIESIMVHELAHQWFGDSVSPRRWSDLWLNEGHATWYEALYADERGKAGLERRMRKAYEQSDAWRAEGGPPAAPKPADSGQQIGIFRPVVYDGSALVLYALRQRIGRTAFDRLEREWVLRHRDGVASTADFIRLASQVAGRDLSGFLRPWLYGKKTPPMPGHADWRPTAKESTKGAALPGARAGRHAVRYAVPWAVKPG, from the coding sequence ATGACGTTTTCTTCGGGGCGCCGCCCCTGGCCGCCGCGCACCGGGCGCCGCAGGACCGCGCTGGTGGCCGCGGCCATGGCCGCCGTCTTCCTCGCGGTCGGCCCCTCCTCCGCCGCGGGGCCGGTATCGTCCACGCCCCCCGGGCCCCTGGGCATCGGCGACCCCCTCTTCCCGGAGCTCGGCAACCCCGGGTACGACGTCACGGCGTACGACATCGTGTTCGACTACCGCCGCCAGGACCGGCCGATCGACGCCGTCACCACCATCGACGCCCACACCACCGCCCCCCTGCGCACCGTCAACCTCGACTTCGCCCAGGGTGTCGTGGACTCGGTGCGGGTCGACGGGGCGCGGGCCCGGTTCGTGACGGCCGGTGAGGACCTGGTGGTCACGCCGTCCACCCCGCTCCGTAAGGGCGCCGCCTTCCGGGTCACCGTCCACCACACCAGCGATCCACAGGGCGGCACCAACGGCGGCTGGGTCCGCACCAGCGACGGGCTGGTCATGGCCAACCAGGCCAACGCCGCCCACCGGGTCTTCCCCTGCAACGATCACCCCGCCGACAAGGCCCGCTTCACCTTCCGGATCACCGCTCCGAAGAGCCTTACGGTCGTCGCGGGCGGTCTTCCCGGACTGCGCATTCGCAAGGGATCGCGGACCACCTGGACGTACCGCCTCGCCCATCCCATGGCCACCGAACTGGCGCAGATCTCCATCGGCCGCTCCGCCGTGCCGCGCCGCACCGGGCCCCATGGGCTGCCGGTGCGCGACGTCGTGCCCGCGGCGGACCGCGCACGGCTGGAGAAGTGGCTCGCGCGCACTCCCGGACAGCTGGCCTGGATGGAGAAGAAGGCCGGGCGCTACCCGTTCGAGAACTACGGCGTCCTGATCGCCCACGCCACCACCGGCTTCGAGCTGGAGACACAGACGCTCTCCCTCTTCGAGCGCGATCTGTTCACCAGCGAGGAGCTGCCCCGGTGGTACATCGAATCGATCATGGTGCACGAGCTGGCGCACCAGTGGTTCGGCGACAGCGTCAGCCCGCGCCGCTGGTCCGATCTATGGCTCAACGAGGGCCACGCCACCTGGTACGAGGCGCTGTACGCCGATGAGCGCGGTAAGGCGGGCCTGGAGCGGCGGATGCGCAAGGCGTACGAGCAGTCCGACGCCTGGCGGGCCGAGGGCGGGCCGCCCGCGGCCCCCAAACCGGCCGACTCCGGCCAGCAGATCGGCATCTTCCGCCCGGTCGTCTACGACGGCAGCGCGCTGGTGCTGTACGCACTGCGGCAGCGGATCGGCCGGACCGCCTTCGACCGGCTGGAGCGTGAATGGGTGCTCCGCCACCGCGACGGAGTGGCCTCGACCGCCGACTTCATCAGGCTGGCCTCCCAGGTGGCGGGGCGTGACCTGAGCGGATTCCTCCGTCCCTGGCTGTACGGCAAGAAGACGCCGCCGATGCCGGGACACGCCGACTGGCGACCGACGGCGAAGGAGAGCACGAAGGGCGCCGCACTGCCGGGCGCCCGGGCAGGGCGGCACGCGGTGCGTTACGCGGTGCCATGGGCCGTGAAACCAGGGTGA
- a CDS encoding trypsin-like serine peptidase gives MPSSRRPALAVAAIASVLALTATACDSSDDNTDARPTASSEQGVDDIKLPDNLNDKLKNLGIDLDQWKNGAWNKWDRDDWLREAGDFINPIIKGLWKPDRMRDAQEPDKPVDDSDIADDQGVTDPDPQPVPAKAVASPYSSKVPYAGKVFFDGPEGSMVCSATVVEDPAHPGKSNLVWTAGHCVHAGKGGGWYKNLMFVPSYNDAGKSQAELENATKEELAPKGVWWADWAQTSSQWIDRGAAVGGKGAPYDFAVMHVKPEVSGGKSLEEMVGGALPVDFNAPAVKSIDEITATGYPAAPPFDGQKMNQCADKPGRLSLDAGQPTMYRIGCTMTAGSSGGGWVAEGSDGKPSLVSNTSIGPSNATWLAGPHLGPEAKGVYNAVSKKFASQ, from the coding sequence ATGCCATCCTCACGCCGACCCGCACTGGCCGTGGCTGCCATAGCCTCGGTTCTGGCGCTCACCGCCACCGCGTGCGATTCCTCGGACGACAACACCGACGCCCGGCCGACCGCGTCGTCGGAGCAGGGCGTGGACGACATCAAGCTGCCCGACAACCTCAACGACAAGTTGAAGAACCTCGGCATCGATCTGGACCAGTGGAAGAACGGTGCCTGGAACAAGTGGGACCGGGACGACTGGCTGCGCGAGGCCGGTGACTTCATCAACCCGATCATCAAGGGTCTGTGGAAGCCGGACCGGATGCGCGACGCGCAGGAGCCCGACAAGCCGGTCGACGACAGCGACATCGCGGACGACCAGGGTGTGACCGACCCCGATCCGCAGCCTGTCCCGGCCAAGGCGGTCGCCAGCCCGTACAGCTCCAAGGTCCCCTACGCGGGCAAGGTGTTCTTCGACGGCCCCGAGGGTTCGATGGTCTGCTCCGCGACCGTGGTCGAGGACCCGGCGCACCCCGGCAAGTCCAACCTGGTGTGGACGGCGGGCCACTGCGTCCACGCGGGCAAGGGCGGCGGCTGGTACAAGAACCTGATGTTCGTCCCCTCCTACAACGACGCGGGCAAGTCGCAGGCGGAGCTGGAGAACGCCACCAAGGAGGAGCTGGCTCCCAAGGGCGTCTGGTGGGCCGACTGGGCCCAGACCTCCTCACAGTGGATCGACAGGGGCGCGGCCGTGGGCGGCAAGGGCGCTCCGTACGACTTCGCGGTGATGCATGTGAAGCCGGAGGTCAGCGGCGGCAAGTCGCTCGAGGAGATGGTGGGCGGCGCGCTTCCGGTCGACTTCAACGCCCCGGCCGTGAAGTCCATCGACGAGATCACGGCTACCGGCTACCCGGCAGCCCCGCCGTTCGACGGCCAGAAGATGAACCAGTGCGCGGACAAGCCGGGCCGACTCTCCCTGGATGCCGGGCAGCCCACGATGTACCGCATCGGCTGCACCATGACCGCGGGTTCCTCCGGCGGTGGCTGGGTCGCCGAGGGCTCGGACGGCAAGCCCTCGCTGGTGTCCAACACCTCGATCGGCCCGTCCAACGCGACCTGGCTGGCGGGCCCGCACCTGGGCCCCGAGGCGAAGGGCGTCTACAACGCGGTCAGCAAGAAGTTCGCGAGCCAGTGA
- a CDS encoding diaminobutyrate--2-oxoglutarate transaminase family protein, producing the protein MALSAVSDDGGATQGILRRQALRESAARSYARALPIVPVRARGMTIEGADGRRYLDCLSGAGALTLGHNHPVVLEAIRAVLDSEAPLQVLDLATPVKDAFTDELFATLPPGLAAGARVQFCGPAGTDAVEAALKLVRIATGRDGLLAFSGAYHGMTAGALAASGGACAAGVTRLPFPYDYRCPFGVGGERGAELSARWAEKLLDDPKGGAPDPAGMILEPVQGEGGVIPAPDGWLRRMREITAARSIPLVADEVQTGVGRTGAFWAVDHSGTVPDVMVLSKAIGGGLPLAVVVYREELDVWPPGAHAGTFRGNQLAMAAGTATLAYVRENHLAQRAAVVGRRMLERLRRFAAGRPQIGEVRGRGLMIGLELVAPEAGPTAEAGGIAEAGAIAEAGAGAEAGQAGSAARVGPAARVGPVADADWEGARAAQARTEHPRSRWLQAK; encoded by the coding sequence ATGGCCCTGTCCGCCGTCTCCGACGACGGTGGCGCCACCCAGGGAATTCTGCGGCGCCAGGCGCTGCGTGAGTCGGCCGCCCGCTCCTATGCCCGGGCGCTGCCCATCGTGCCGGTGCGCGCCCGGGGGATGACGATCGAAGGGGCCGACGGCCGCCGCTATCTCGACTGTCTCTCCGGGGCCGGGGCGCTGACTCTGGGGCACAACCACCCGGTGGTGCTGGAAGCGATCCGGGCCGTTCTGGATTCGGAAGCGCCGCTGCAAGTCCTGGACTTGGCCACACCGGTCAAGGACGCCTTCACGGACGAGCTGTTCGCCACCTTGCCGCCCGGCCTCGCCGCCGGCGCGCGGGTGCAGTTCTGCGGACCGGCGGGCACGGACGCGGTCGAGGCCGCGCTCAAGCTGGTGCGGATCGCCACGGGGCGCGATGGCCTGCTCGCCTTCTCCGGGGCCTACCACGGCATGACGGCCGGGGCGTTGGCCGCCTCCGGTGGCGCCTGCGCGGCCGGTGTGACCCGGCTGCCCTTTCCGTATGACTACCGCTGCCCGTTTGGGGTCGGCGGGGAGCGCGGTGCCGAACTCTCCGCGCGCTGGGCCGAGAAGCTGCTCGACGACCCGAAGGGCGGGGCGCCCGACCCGGCCGGGATGATCCTCGAACCCGTACAGGGCGAGGGCGGGGTGATCCCGGCACCGGACGGCTGGCTGCGCCGGATGCGCGAGATCACCGCGGCCCGCTCCATCCCGCTCGTCGCGGACGAGGTGCAGACCGGCGTCGGGCGCACCGGGGCGTTCTGGGCGGTCGACCACAGCGGGACGGTGCCCGATGTGATGGTGCTGTCGAAGGCCATCGGCGGGGGCCTGCCGCTGGCCGTCGTGGTCTACCGGGAGGAGCTCGACGTCTGGCCTCCCGGAGCCCACGCGGGCACCTTCCGCGGCAACCAGCTGGCGATGGCCGCGGGCACGGCCACCCTCGCGTACGTCCGGGAGAACCATCTCGCCCAGCGGGCGGCGGTCGTCGGCCGACGGATGCTCGAGCGGCTGCGCCGATTCGCCGCCGGACGCCCCCAGATCGGGGAGGTACGCGGCCGCGGCCTCATGATCGGCCTGGAACTGGTCGCCCCGGAGGCCGGACCCACCGCGGAGGCGGGAGGCATCGCCGAGGCGGGGGCCATCGCGGAGGCGGGTGCCGGGGCGGAGGCCGGGCAGGCCGGGTCCGCAGCGCGGGTTGGGCCCGCAGCGCGGGTCGGGCCTGTCGCGGACGCCGACTGGGAGGGGGCCCGGGCGGCACAGGCCCGTACGGAGCATCCACGATCGAGGTGGCTCCAGGCGAAGTGA
- a CDS encoding IucA/IucC family protein, whose protein sequence is MPQLPAQGPPLPARVVPRQDRDSHDAPADRARVVGVDPLDDPDPQIASDGAGVENLLRCWVRESGLARPDGDTLRIPLAASGTVLLVPVRYWSPTGWHRFGPPLLEHGPHDAPAVGAVTLAALLTREAAYSARRDDPDADATELVGRVADSVRRTALFLAHRRAAPADPGTSTPFLNAEQSLLFGHPLHPTPKSREGLSDSESTVCSPESRGSFPLHWIAVARSVLACESAWTERGRTVPAERLALSLAGSGLQLPDGTVPLPLHPWQAREIRHRPDAAALFDSGLLHDLGPSGGHWHPTSSVRTVYRPGAPAMLKLSLALRITNSRRENLRKELRRGVEVHRLLRSGLAEQWRAAFPGFPGFDIVRDPAWLAVDGPDGEPVTGLDVVIRHNPFGPGDDAVCVAGLLALRPWRGQPVMRSRLAHLVARLAARTGRSTAAVGAEWFLRYLHTVVRPVLWLDGEAGIALEAHQQNTLVLLDPDGWPIGGRYRDNQGYYFRASRHAELQRRLPGIGGRSDTFVPDEVTDERFAYYLGVNNVLGMIGAFGSQRLVDERVLLAAFRRFLTEAASGPGRTRSPLPARLLETPTLRCKANLLTRLRGLDELVGPVDTQSVYVTIANPLATSVSPSGIPAVTPMA, encoded by the coding sequence GTGCCGCAACTGCCCGCCCAGGGGCCGCCCCTCCCCGCGAGGGTGGTTCCCCGGCAGGACCGTGACAGCCATGACGCGCCCGCCGACCGTGCCCGTGTGGTCGGCGTGGATCCGCTCGACGACCCCGACCCGCAGATCGCGTCCGACGGCGCGGGCGTCGAGAACCTGCTGCGCTGCTGGGTACGTGAGAGCGGCCTCGCGCGCCCCGACGGGGACACCCTGCGCATCCCCCTCGCCGCCAGCGGAACCGTCCTCCTCGTCCCCGTGCGCTATTGGTCGCCCACTGGCTGGCACCGCTTCGGCCCGCCGCTGCTGGAGCACGGCCCCCATGACGCGCCCGCCGTCGGGGCGGTCACCCTCGCGGCCCTGCTCACCCGCGAGGCGGCGTACAGCGCGCGACGGGACGACCCCGACGCGGATGCCACCGAACTCGTCGGCCGTGTCGCGGACTCCGTACGACGCACCGCCCTCTTTCTCGCCCACCGCCGGGCGGCGCCCGCCGATCCCGGCACGAGCACCCCGTTTCTCAACGCGGAACAGTCCCTCCTCTTCGGTCACCCCCTGCATCCCACGCCGAAGAGCCGCGAGGGCCTCTCCGACAGCGAATCCACCGTCTGCTCACCGGAATCGCGTGGCTCCTTCCCTCTTCACTGGATCGCGGTCGCCCGGTCCGTGCTGGCCTGCGAGTCGGCCTGGACGGAGCGCGGCCGGACCGTGCCCGCCGAGCGGCTCGCCCTCTCCCTGGCGGGCAGCGGCCTCCAACTGCCCGACGGGACCGTGCCCTTGCCGCTGCATCCCTGGCAGGCTCGCGAGATCCGGCACCGCCCGGACGCCGCCGCGCTCTTCGATTCCGGCCTGTTGCACGACCTCGGGCCGTCCGGCGGCCACTGGCACCCGACCTCCTCGGTCCGCACCGTCTACCGGCCCGGCGCTCCTGCCATGCTGAAACTCTCCCTCGCTCTGCGGATCACCAACTCCCGTCGCGAGAACCTCCGTAAGGAACTGCGCCGCGGTGTCGAGGTGCACCGGCTGCTCCGCAGTGGACTGGCCGAGCAGTGGCGGGCGGCCTTCCCCGGATTCCCCGGCTTCGACATCGTTCGAGACCCGGCCTGGCTCGCCGTCGACGGACCCGATGGCGAACCCGTGACCGGCCTCGACGTCGTCATCCGGCACAACCCGTTCGGCCCCGGCGACGACGCCGTCTGCGTCGCCGGACTCCTCGCGCTGCGCCCCTGGCGCGGACAGCCGGTGATGCGCTCCCGGCTCGCCCACCTCGTCGCCCGGCTCGCCGCTCGCACCGGCCGTTCCACCGCGGCCGTCGGCGCGGAGTGGTTCCTGCGCTATCTGCACACGGTCGTGCGCCCCGTGCTCTGGCTGGACGGAGAAGCCGGTATCGCGCTCGAGGCACACCAGCAGAACACCCTGGTGCTGCTGGACCCCGACGGCTGGCCGATCGGCGGCCGCTACCGGGACAACCAGGGCTACTACTTCCGCGCGTCCCGGCATGCCGAACTCCAGCGCCGGCTGCCCGGTATCGGCGGCCGCAGCGACACCTTCGTCCCCGATGAGGTCACCGACGAGCGGTTCGCCTACTACCTGGGTGTCAACAACGTCCTCGGAATGATCGGCGCGTTCGGGTCCCAGCGACTCGTCGACGAGCGCGTCCTGCTGGCCGCGTTCCGCCGCTTTCTCACCGAGGCCGCGTCCGGCCCCGGCAGAACCCGCTCACCGCTGCCCGCCCGGCTCCTGGAGACGCCCACCCTGCGCTGCAAGGCCAATCTGCTCACGCGGCTGCGCGGCCTGGACGAACTCGTGGGACCGGTGGACACCCAGTCCGTCTATGTGACCATCGCCAACCCCCTTGCCACTTCTGTCTCTCCTTCCGGCATCCCAGCTGTCACCCCCATGGCTTGA
- a CDS encoding GNAT family N-acetyltransferase: MPHTDSSTSSSTDDTIDMRLRQEEDITRLIDLGSTGREGDSRADLLDHIVEWRPTNTPLGTFQLVPVRIGRDLRLIAQWMNDPSVAAFWELDGPDETTASHLGDQLDGDGRSVPCLGVLDGAPMSYWEVYRADLDPLARYYPARPHDTGIHLLIGRVGDRGRGLGTTLLRAAADLVLEHRPSCTRVVAEPDLRNTPSVAAFLGAGFRFSAEVELPGKRAALMLRDRALRHVL, encoded by the coding sequence GTGCCGCACACCGACTCCAGTACGAGCTCCAGCACCGACGACACCATCGACATGCGGCTGCGCCAGGAAGAGGACATCACACGACTCATCGACCTGGGCTCCACCGGACGGGAGGGCGACAGCCGGGCGGATCTGCTCGACCACATCGTCGAATGGCGGCCCACCAACACCCCGTTGGGCACCTTCCAGCTCGTCCCGGTCCGCATCGGGCGCGATCTTCGGCTCATCGCCCAATGGATGAACGACCCCTCCGTCGCCGCCTTCTGGGAGCTGGACGGCCCCGACGAGACCACCGCGAGCCACCTCGGGGACCAGCTCGACGGCGACGGCCGCAGCGTGCCCTGTCTGGGCGTCCTGGACGGCGCCCCGATGAGCTATTGGGAGGTGTACCGCGCCGATCTGGACCCGCTCGCGCGGTACTACCCGGCCCGACCGCATGACACGGGTATCCACCTGCTCATCGGCCGGGTCGGCGATCGTGGCCGTGGCCTGGGGACGACCCTGCTCCGCGCGGCCGCCGATCTCGTCCTCGAGCACCGTCCGTCCTGCACCCGGGTCGTGGCCGAACCGGATCTCCGCAACACCCCCTCCGTCGCCGCCTTCCTCGGCGCCGGATTCCGCTTCTCCGCGGAAGTCGAACTCCCCGGCAAACGCGCCGCGCTGATGCTGCGCGACCGTGCCCTGCGACACGTCCTGTGA